Part of the Equus caballus isolate H_3958 breed thoroughbred chromosome 5, TB-T2T, whole genome shotgun sequence genome is shown below.
CTCTCCGACATTTAGGCCGCCCAGACACAGCCCCGCCTTCCTGAGAACAAGCTCACCCTTAGACGGCAAGGCCATCTAAAACTGTCTAAAACTCAGGGGTTGCCTTCTCCCTCACCCCAGAAAAATGACCAGAACAAAGCCTTCCACGTGCCAACTGGAGCACAGTCCTCTTGAAGGGTCCCATTTTGTTTTTCACGtaggaggaaggcccctctcctcctcacttTCAGAGGCCGGGTTATGGGCGGGGCACGGGGttgaggaaaaagacaaggagacaACAGGCCTCGTTCTGCTCATTttgcctcttcccagctgtgtggtcttgggtaGGTCAcgtttcctctctgagcctctgcttcctcattAGCAAAATGAAGGGGCTGAACTTGGAATTTCAGGGTTGTCATGTGCCGTGCTAACTAACCGAAGCGGATGTTGAAAAGGAGTCAAAGTCACGCCCAGGTGCAGGAGCGAAGAGTGCTGAGAGACACAGTGCATGAGCCACAAGTTGCCACCCTGGACCAGATCATTTGAAAATCCCTTTCAACTCTATCATTCGACGGTTCTAATGCTCACCAAACAGACTGGCAGTTCATTGGCCAAATGTACCAAGGGTCATATTTCATTAGGGCCACatagtatttttaaatggttacattAGTTACCAAAAATTTAGAATatggaaatttcacataaaagatACTCCCATGGCATCGGTAGGCTGGATGGGAATTGTAGTGCTCCTTTTCCAGGGGACAGGCACCATCTTTCTTAATTACTTCACTCCTTTGTCACTTCCCCAGCCCTGGGAGGCACTGGACCCCTGCCCTGACCCTCATATGCTCCCTTCCACACAGACAACACACTTGCCTTCATCAGGCGCGTTCTCGTCCCACACAGACCACATCTGGACGCTGAAGAAGGGTGCCCAGCAGGCGATATAGGCCAGCACAATGATGAAGGTCATCTTCACGGTTCGGATCTTGGCCCTTGAaatggtgctgatgctgctgacgCGGGATGGCAGCCCCTGCGTGGCCGCAGCCGGGGCAGATGGTGCAGGCCTGTCCCAATTCCTCCAGCCCCCTCTTTCTACCCTCCAGGCCCGCGTCTTGCCTTTTAGGTTCTTACAGATCTCGTGGCAGATGAGGCTGTAGCAGGTCGTGAGCATGGCCACGGGCAGGATGAAGATGGCCAGGGTGGTCCAGGTAATGTAGGCCCGTGGCCCCCAAGGGAAGCGGAAGTCTGCCCAGCAGTCCAGCACCCCGGTGCCCTGGATCACCTCCcgcaaagagaaaatgaagacttGAGGGAGGCTGAGGATGGCGGCTAGCAGCCAAGGAGCGGCAATGAGTGGGTAGGCGGACTGGCTGGGCTGCCGGAGGCTGCGCAGTGGGTGACAAACAGCCAGGTAGCGGTCCAGCGTCATGGCCAGCAGCATGTAGGTGGAGGCAAACATGCTCAGCACCTGCAGGTACTTGATGGCCCGGCAAAGGAGGTCGGGGCCCCAGAAACGGTAGGTGATGTCCCACAGCAGCTGGGGCAGCACCTGGAAGAGCGCCACCCCCAGGTCAGTGAGGGCCAGGTGCAGCACAAACAGGTGCATGCGCGAGAGCTTGCGGCCCAGCCGCCCCAGCATCAGCAGCACAGTCAGGTTGCCCCCTGTGGCCAGTACCAGGACAGTGGCCAGGACTCCTATCTCCACCTTGGCCAGCTCCTCATCCCGGCCCAGCCAGGGTGTTGTGGCATTGGGAGCAGAGAGGGTGCCCCAGGGAGTGGGGTTGGCAGCCCAAGGAGTCCCAGAATCCATGGTCAAAGTTGgctgggaggaaaggagaggaggtggggggatggATGCAGAGTGTGGGTGAAAGGGCAGAGGGCTGATGGCTGAACTTCGGTAGAGAGGGAAAGGTTTAAGacggagagaaaggagaagggcgAGGATAACAGGGAGAAAGCTGCAAGCAGGTGGAACTAGTTAAGAGGACGCGGctagagaggaggagggagagtgagATAAGGAAGAATATGCTGATGccagagagaggagggtgaaCCTAGGAAGGACGAGAAGGAGGGACCAGGGTgtcaggaagggaagaagggatgaGGCGGTGCAGAGTGAGTCCTTCGGAACGGAAGGAAGGCTGGGGGAGCTGCCACCACTCCCAGATCCACCCCAAATTCACTTTCTCCAAACTCTTCTAGAAGCAGAAAGCGTAAGTCCCTAAGCCCGCTTGGAGGCGCAGTCTGGGCCATCGGCGTCGCCCGCCGGCGGAAAGCCCCGCGAGCCGCGCGCCCAGGCCAGCGACAGGCGGCAGGGGGAGCGCCCGGCCGCGCCGCTCCTGCCGAGCGGGTTTTATGGGCACGCAGCCCGAGCCTTGCGGCCCCTCGGCGCCGGTTGGCTCCTGCAGTGGAGGGCGGAGTGAGACTCAGACACCCAGCCGGCGGGAGGACTACGAGGCTGGCTGGGGACAGGCGGCAGGtcaggggagggaaaggagaaaggacagaGGGGGCGCTGGACCCGGGACAGGAACGAGAGAAGCTCACCAGCTCGCTGACCGACCCACACGCAGAAAGACAGACAAACTCTTCTACGCTCTCACCCTGGAACCGTCGGACTGTCTCCCAAGGCAGGTGCATACCTAGGGGGCGGGGATGGGGTGACTCACCCACGCGGGGACCGTGGGGCTGGCAGAGTCGTAGGGCGCACCCCCTGGCAAAGGGTCCAATATCTGCAGGGGTGGCTAGGTGGGCGAGGAGGCGCCCCACACAGAGCCCTCTGCCCTTGGAGTGACGTCTGGCTGCAGACACTGGTGGGAGACTTGGAGCCACAGAGGGACCAAGTGAGGACAGGGTGCGTGTTGAGAGAGGGAATGGTGGTGACAGGAGAGAGGCGGGGGTGGAAGGAGCTAGACCCTGGAGCCCCGGTGCACTTGATGCAGGAGGCAGATGGGAGAAATTCCCAGGGCTTGCGTCCTCAGGGGACGTCTTACCAGCTGCCTCCCGGGAGTCTTCACACATAGTATCCTAAACACAGTCAACCACCTGTGAGgtagaaaactgaggcccagagaggttactTGACTTGCTCTAGAAGATCACAGAGCAAGGAAGCAGTAGAGGCAAGCCTATAACTGGCGTGCGTGTTTCCAGAGCAGACTGGACTAACACCCAGGACGCACAGGCACAGGTGCCGACGGAAGTACAGATGGAAATAAACCACCACAGCCCGGAGGCAGCTGACAGCCCAGCAGAGAGGGCAGTGTGTGGAATTCGCTTTATATTAGTACATATACAAGGTGGATTATTGGGACCCTCTCCAGAGCAGATTAGAAATTCGTTAGGAGTGACAAGGCATGGTCCATGCCCCTCCAACAGGACAAGGTCCCTCATTGTATGGAGGTCCTCTTGCGTTGCCTTTTAATCAAACCAGACCCCCATTTACAGTGTCACCCACCTGCCCACGCATCCAGTTAGCATCACTTCTTGAAGCGTCTCCCTCCTAAACAGCCTAAAAATTCCTCTCCACTTCATCCCACTCCCACAGTTCAGATGCGCACTATTTCTCACCCAATACTGCAGCGTCCTCCTTCTGTGCTCTGCAGCCCGAGCTCCACCTTCTCAAGGATTTTGCTTTTCATGAATGACGATTTTAAGTCTCTCTTCTGGATCATTTCCATCTGCAGGCAAACAAACTCTAGTGCTATCCATTATAGGAAAAAATGATAACCTTCCTCAGAAGATACCCGCCTCCAGCTACTACAGTCTCTTCCCCTTCACAGCAAGACTTCTCAGAAGGGCTCTCTGCGCTTCTCTCTACTTTGTTGTTCCCCctaatttctttatgtattcattaaaagtatatatatttaaacatatgtctttaaaatattacatattacgTAAATGATATCGTACTATATATACCATTCTGgaacttgctttttaaattctattttatttttgagaccTGTCCATGATGATACATCGGCTAGATCGGGTTCATTAATTTTAACTACTGCATAGTATTCAGGCATGTGaatttaacacattttatttatccagaaCCCTACTTGGATAATTTAGGTtattttcaagcttttttttcctgttaatttttttaaaatgctacaaTGGATATTCTTATATGTGTGTCCTTGTGTTCATGTGTGAGAATTTCTCTCAGATGTACATCCAGAAATATACCCTGGGTATTAATATCGTTGGGTCATACAGTGTATCAATTTTCAATTAGATAGAACCATATCTTAAATTTTGTCTCTaaaatctcttcctctttttcttactttcaaaatgtttttcacaATTTTGAAACTGTGAAATTTGGTATCAGTTTATCTAGTTCTATAAAAAATTCCGTAGAGCTTTTGGTTGAAAGCATTGAATGTAGAGAATAATTTGGGGGAGAACTgacatatttgtgattttattcAGATCTAGTCTCATGTCcttcaataatgttttatgaCTGTCTTCATAAAAGTCTTCCCATCTTTTGATAGATTTATTCCTGTCTACCTAATAGTTTCTGTTGACATTATAtacagaattttgttttttcacattttctaataACTAATTAGTTACTGCCAGAGTATGGGAACAATATTGACTTTTGATCTTGCGCTTATATTCAGCAATTGCGCTGTGTTCTCTTATGATTGGTAAATTATTTCGGCTTATCTCTGTATGTAACATTGTCTGCAAACAGCAGTCACTGTTTGTCTTTTGTTCCCAATCGCTTTagctcttctctccttttcctgtcttCTGGTGGTGGCTGAGACCGCTGCAGTATTGAAGAGCAGGCGTCACTGACGTTCTGACTTCAACAAGAAAGTTGCTAatgtttcaccattaagtattatATTTATggtatgtcttcttcagtttttagttttaaaatatacttattttttaacttgcACATAGTATAAaaggtcaaatgatttttatagTGGTTGTTCTGACAGAAAAGCAATCCCGTAGTTTTTCAACTCCCTAGaggtaataattttttaattaaagaaaattttaatcatatacaaaagtagagagaataacaTAAGGAAACCACATGTTTCCATCACACAGCTTTAACAACTATCGATAGAtagccaatcttgtttcatctata
Proteins encoded:
- the AVPR1B gene encoding vasopressin V1b receptor; translated protein: MDSGTPWAANPTPWGTLSAPNATTPWLGRDEELAKVEIGVLATVLVLATGGNLTVLLMLGRLGRKLSRMHLFVLHLALTDLGVALFQVLPQLLWDITYRFWGPDLLCRAIKYLQVLSMFASTYMLLAMTLDRYLAVCHPLRSLRQPSQSAYPLIAAPWLLAAILSLPQVFIFSLREVIQGTGVLDCWADFRFPWGPRAYITWTTLAIFILPVAMLTTCYSLICHEICKNLKGKTRAWRVERGGWRNWDRPAPSAPAAATQGLPSRVSSISTISRAKIRTVKMTFIIVLAYIACWAPFFSVQMWSVWDENAPDEDSTNVAFTISMLLGNLSSCCNPWIYMGFNSHLWPRPLRHLACCGGPRPGMRRQLSNGSLSSRRTTLLTRSSGPPTLGLSPKLRGRPGPQESLKGSEPVDGEAITETGIF